In Carassius gibelio isolate Cgi1373 ecotype wild population from Czech Republic chromosome B13, carGib1.2-hapl.c, whole genome shotgun sequence, one genomic interval encodes:
- the LOC127969892 gene encoding protein delta homolog 2-like, producing the protein MRLTVVLLLCGCCMLLQHNCEAQDLFSSVETSPTPSASNCTCELGHGKCAETGDCRCDPGWGGPRCEDCVRMPGCVHGTCYQPWQCTCMDGWTGRFCDKDIYVCSREQPCQNGATCVLNDSGDYSCLCPEGFHGRDCELKTGPCQKTKSPCKNGGLCEDLGGYAPKLSCRCLAGFTGPRCETNMDDCLMRPCANGATCLDGVNRFSCLCPAGFTGRFCTINLDDCASQPCLNGGRCIDRVSTFQCFCSPGFTGRTCEIPVWESGSQAVSPFRGEGDIVMLSKPAPVNLSHGTTPSEHERHRLKISVVTQHGAEGLSELQLIILLVLGGMTLAMVALTAGLVLRGHCQDRSARCQCRPAPAHHRPFHRCRTNSVPAQQECKISFLQSPAPAELEKKRLNTDII; encoded by the exons ATGAGACTCACAGTAGTTCTGCTGCTCTGTGGCTGCTGTATGCTACTTCAACACAACTGTGAAGCCCAAG ATTTATTTTCCTCAGTAGAAACATCTCCAACACCCTCAGCCAGTAACTGCACGTGTGAGCTCGGCCATGGAAAGTGTGCTGAAACCGGTGACTGCAG GTGTGATCCGGGATGGGGTGGACCGCGGTGTGAAGACTGTGTGCGAATGCCAGGATGTGTCCATGGCACCTGCTATCAGCCCTGGCAATGCACATGTATGGACGGGTGGACGGGACGATTCTGTGATAAAG ATATTTACGTGTGCTCCAGAGAGCAGCCGTGTCAGAATGGGGCTACTTGCGTCTTGAATGACTCTGGGGATTACAGCTGTTTATGTCCTGAAGGCTTTCATGGGCGGGACTGTGAACTGAAAACTGGACCATGCCAAAAGACCAA GTCCCCCTGCAAAAATGGTGGTCTCTGTGAGGATCTGGGTGGTTATGCTCCAAAACTGTCTTGTCGATGCCTGGCTGGCTTCACGGGGCCCCGCTGTGAGACCAACATGGATGACTGCCTGATGCGCCCCTGTGCCAACGGCGCCACCTGTTTGGATGGCGTGAACCGTTTTTCCTGTCTGTGCCCTGCGGGTTTCACCGGCCGTTTCTGCACCATAAACCTGGACGATTGCGCCAGCCAGCCCTGCCTCAACGGAGGACGCTGTATAGACCGAGTCTCCACCTTCCAGTGCTTCTGCTCTCCAGGGTTCACTGGAAGAACTTGCGAGATTCCCGTGTGGGAGTCAGGATCTCAAGCAGTGTCTCCATTCAGGGGCGAAGGAGACATAGTTATGCTGAGCAAACCTGCCCCAGTCAATCTGTCCCATGGGACCACTCCTAGTGAGCATGAAAGACACCGGTTAAAAATCTCAGTGGTGACTCAGCATGGGGCAGAAGGGCTGTCAGAGCTGCAGCTCATCATCTTGCTGGTTTTGGGGGGCATGACTTTGGCCATGGTGGCACTAACAGCTGGTCTGGTGCTGCGCGGACATTGCCAGGACCGATCGGCTCGCTGTCAGTGCAGACCAGCCCCCGCTCATCATCGCCCATTCCACCGATGCCGAACAAACTCTGTGCCTGCACAACAGGAATGCAAGATCAGCTTCCTCCAGTCTCCGGCTCCAGCTGAGCTTGAGAAGAAGAGGCTGAACACAGACATCATTTAG
- the dnph1 gene encoding 2'-deoxynucleoside 5'-phosphate N-hydrolase 1 produces MNIYFCGSIRGGRQDVNIYQRIVKKLQQYGTVLTEHVSSGSLSEKGEDAALDGDKAIHDRDVEWLMKSDVIVAEVTQPSLGVGYELGRAVALNKRVFCLFRPSSGKVLSAMIRGASTNSLFQVQDYTEDEVERILEKYFDSIAKN; encoded by the exons ATGAACATATATTTTTGCGGAAGCATCCGCGGAGGAAGACAAGACGTGAATATTTACCAGAGAATAGTGAAGAAGTTGCAGCAGTATGGCACGGTTTTGACGGAGCACGTGAGCTCTGGTAGTCTGTCTGAAAAGG GTGAAGATGCGGCTTTGGATGGAGATAAAGCCATTCATGATCGAGATGTGGAGTGGCTGATGAAGTCTGATG TGATCGTAGCGGAGGTGACACAGCCGTCTTTAGGAGTGGGGTATGAGCTCGGCCGAGCTGTGGCACTCAACAAAAGGGTTTTCTGTCTCTTCAGACCTTCTTCTGGAAAAG tGCTGTCTGCCATGATCAGAGGAGCGTCCACAAACTCTCTCTTCCAAGTCCAGGACTACACAGAGGATGAAGTCGAGAGGATCTTGGAGAAATATTTTGATTCTATCGCCAAGAATTGA
- the mea1 gene encoding male-enhanced antigen 1, which yields MEVARAGEMGPERILPKPEEELQERASEPSEPAEPEDWSGEDLEEEGEEEDTTGYYYQPLNQDPDGMNGSHTEPADEGTAAEQLQDVQDRIEAMGLFLPQAPPPDSDEEEDPEGAAAQRSHASIPMDPDHVELVKRTMAAINLPTLGIPAWAQEISDDQWKDMVQQTLQSRQSSAGLRLERK from the exons ATGGAAGTGGCGAGGGCCGGAGAGATGGGTCCCGAGAGAATCTTACCGAAGCCCGAGGAGGAGCTGCAGGAGCGGGCCTCAGAGCCCTCGGAGCCCGCAGAGCCGGAGGACTGGAGCGGGGAGGACctggaggaggagggggaggaggaggacactACTGGATACTACTACCAGCCTCTGAATCAAGACCCGGACGGGATGAACGGCTCACACACAGAGCCCGCGGACGAGGGGACCGCCGCAGAGCAGCTGCAGGACGTCCAGGACAGAATAGAG GCCATGGGTCTGTTCCTGCCACAGGCGCCTCCTCCTGACAGCGATGAAGAGGAGGATCCTGAAGGAGCTGCTGCCCAAAGAAGTCACGCGTCCATTCCTATGGATCCAG ATCATGTTGAGCTGGTGAAAAGGACCATGGCGGCAATAAATTTGCCGACTCTGGGAATCCCTGCCTGGGCCCAGGAGATCTCTGATGACCAGTGGAAGGACATGGTCCAGCAGACGCTTCAGTCCAGACAGAGCTCTGCAGGCCTGAGACTGGAACGCAAGTGA